The sequence aaaaataaaataaaatcttataaGGACTTATTAAATAtccgttttaacttttataagcattttgtataaaagtaagtaaattatttatttagtatttactactattatttttcaataacatCTGGCCAAAATGCTCTTAAAtcctcttaaatttattttccatacaaaaccaatgcaattaaattacaaatttttatttgtaaaatattgagtcaacaattgtttttataagacttaGAAATGAACAttggttttataaaattttggttttgaaaaataaccaaaaaaaaaaaaaccattacaaCTGCAAGACATACAAATATTGGTTATATAATACGAAACATGATCTCGCGCGGCGGCGCTGGCAGCgcaacatttataaaaaacgtATTTGCCGAGCGACCCATGTCAAAAATGCTTATGACTTAGTAAAAGACAAATATTTAGAGAAAAATTTGTACTCTATGAATAGAAGCTGTTAGACTAAGAGCCCGCGACGCCCAGACCTTCGTTAAATtataaaagttggaaatttttctatatacgtCTCCTATACAGGTATAAGCAAACCCAGATTATTAAACCTGGGTCGCGGTGGCTTTGGCAGGTAACAGGTAGTAAAGGTGAGTAAAATTGAGTCTCAAATTTGTAATAGTATAAAGCTTAGTTTTTATACATTTCAACTTACAATCATATCAGAAACTGCCTCGTCCATTGGCGGACACTTAGGGCGGTAACAACCCCTCCCCAGACACCCTAACattctaattatttataaatctaCTTTCGTCATAgtataaaatctaatttttatatatgttattCAGAGatctataaaaataatgttttcacaATCCCCAGACAGTTTCGATGGTTCCCCTATCTTCCCAGACATAATGAAGTCCACTCCAGGCGTGAGCgcgatgaatatatatgtacgttggTGGGAGTGAAATAGCGCGATTGGTCTACGGCGATCTTTTTCTGCGCATCAGCTGTCTTATACTCTGTATAATACTCCGTATTGTATATTATTGTAGTGTGAACTGTTAAACGTACAACAAgcgtttaataatttatttgcaaaatttattataaaataagtggTCTAGTTGTGATAAAGTGTTGTCATGGAAACGGAGGaaccgaaaaaaaacaaattaagttgttttatttgtaagaaaagTGAGGGGAAATTAATATTGCTTTCTGAAGAGACATTAAAGAAGTGCCGAACTGTTTTGAAAGTCAGAAAAAAACACAACCTTAAATATGCGAATGTTATTTTGCCTGATGAATATACAGATGGAGGTTATCACCGGGAATGCCATAAAACATTCACAGGCGTTAATAAACAGTACTGCAATTCGGAGCCTGcagatttaaaaaagaaaaaaagagtaaaCAAAGAGTCGATTAGTGTAGACAATTTATCTCCAGATACACCGATAGTACCTGAGTTCACTACCGAACTCGCAACAAAATCTCCAACATCATcagaacaaaatttatattctgAATTGATAAAGCTTCAGTGATGATTCGACCATTTGGATGCTGACGGGTACTGGAAACAATGTGAGATACGTGAATCTAACAAAGATACACGCCCAGTTAGGAGAATCCATTTGCCGAAGCTTGCCTGGTTTCCACGCAATAACAGGGTGCGATTACAATCCGGCATTATTTAGAAAGGGAAAACTAAGACCTtacaaactattaaaaaaaaacgatgaatTCCAAAAAGCTTTTATAAAGTTCGGCGAAAATAAGTTAATAGAGGACAGCAGTGAACAGAAGAACATTTTCAATAGTATtcagaaatatatatgcaatgTATATAATGTTCGGAATGCAATTGATGTCAATTCTGCTCGAGTTCAGATGTTTATAGACTCATACAAAGTTTCCGACATTAATGAGGCTttcaatcgaaaaaaattgagaaacttTGATGCTAGCAGTTTACCACCTTGTGAAAATGAGCTACTACAGCATTTTTTACGAGCTAATTATATTTGTACGATTTGGAACAATGCTCACTTAAGAAAACCTACTTCACATAAACCTGAAAATAATGGCTGGGTACTGGAAAATGATCAATACcattttaaatggtttgaaGGAGATCAGCTACCTACTTATGTCAGTGATTCTGTACAAACTTTGTCAGGTATGTTATAATGTTCACtgtttatgaagaaattatcaaCCATTCATAATTATTCTAACTTGCTTTAATTATTACAGAAGCTGATGAAGACGATGACATTCATGAGGACAAATCCGCAGAATGGAGTAGCGGTGATGAAGATAATCGAGATACCGACGAGGACGATGAAgttgattaaatattttttttgatttaataataatgtttgacacattatatttttactttgtatTGTAATggctataattataaatataattgaaatctTTTTCGATTGGTTCAATTACGATCTAAATTATTCTCTCTCCTTACAGTAAAACTAACATGCATAAAAATGTATCTTCTTAACTTTAAACTTCTAGAATTTTGCCATCAGCTGtcgatttttcgtatttttttctgCACAATACTAGAAAAAATGTTCGATTGATATTTACAACTTTCGTAGATCTCcacttaaatcaataaaaatcgcATTATTGTATTGttgatttaataatttgttaatatgaaaatttttctgcGTTCTCCTTTAAAAAGTTACTTTTTTTATCtgttataaatgtatataatgaattttcttGATAAATTTAGAGAACAGATCGCACTATTTCACTCGCGccaacgtacatatatattcatcgcGCTCACGCCTGGAGTGGACTTCATTATGTCTGGGAAGATAGGGGAACCATCGAAACTGTCTGGGGATtgtgaaaacattatttttatagatCTCTGaataacatatataaaaattagattttatacTATGACGAAAGtagatttataaataattagaatGTTAGGGTGTCTGGGGAGGGGTTGTTACCGCCCTAAGTGTCCGCCAATGGACGAGGCAGTTTCTGATATGATTGTAAGTTGAAATGTATAAAAACTAAGCTTTATACCATTACAAATTTGAGACTCAATTTTACTCACCTTTACTACCTGTTACCTGCCAAAGCCACCGCGACCCAGGTTTAATAATCTGGGTTTGCTTATACCTGTATAGGACacgtatatagaaaaatttccaacttttataATTTAACGAAGGTCTGGGCGTCGCGGGCTCTCACTCTATGTGGCCTTGAAATGAGGGAAAACTTTCGCTTCTTGAGTAAATTTCATCTTCTAAGGTTGTACGGCAAGGTATTTACGCAAAAGACGCCGCCATGTGTACGAAAAGGTACCCAATTCCCTTGAACAGATCATAAAAAATGAAGTGtgtgtatttaaataaaaaatgcctcTATGCTCTTATTAGCAAACCCTATAtcttgatatacatatatatccacGAATTTCCTTCCTCCATATATTCACTCCAATGCCTATCCATTGATTTTCGTCAACTAGTCGCAGTCATGCTTAGAAGCGCGtaattttccctgcagggttgcTGTACGTAACGGTGCGTGCAACATAAATTGCGCATGTGTTGCATAGGGTGCGCGTGTGTTACGAATTCCAAATTTGATAGATGCTTGTCTTCTTCTCGATACTGCGTACACAccgtaaacacacacacacacatccatatatTCATGAGTTCACTGTGTAGGAAGCAAATT comes from Anastrepha ludens isolate Willacy chromosome 3, idAnaLude1.1, whole genome shotgun sequence and encodes:
- the LOC128857175 gene encoding uncharacterized protein LOC128857175, giving the protein MLTGTGNNVRYVNLTKIHAQLGESICRSLPGFHAITGCDYNPALFRKGKLRPYKLLKKNDEFQKAFIKFGENKLIEDSSEQKNIFNSIQKYICNVYNVRNAIDVNSARVQMFIDSYKVSDINEAFNRKKLRNFDASSLPPCENELLQHFLRANYICTIWNNAHLRKPTSHKPENNGWVLENDQYHFKWFEGDQLPTYVSDSVQTLSEADEDDDIHEDKSAEWSSGDEDNRDTDEDDEVD